A single region of the Podospora pseudopauciseta strain CBS 411.78 chromosome 1, whole genome shotgun sequence genome encodes:
- a CDS encoding hypothetical protein (EggNog:ENOG503NUKC; COG:G; MEROPS:MER0033198) gives MAPSPSVEPAPPPPPSPGIKSSIVPPEKESTLTEITPQPITNRPESCTTTNNKKREPCEPPSSCCSSSPRPDHHHSPPQPSLLVTAHKTHDYRHELLPFRREWFMTHPTKLAIITALVIALQVAVWGFLWGIFGVGPSETTSASSSPPIANLTYATFSGLTLPNSVNQFLGLPYAQPPIGPFRWRSPSPPLPSSPGSGPIPATEFKPICLGAGVAYPTPGQSEDCLYANIWAPANATSESRLPVWVFVQGGGYNALSNYNWNGSEVVERSGYGVVVVNFNYRVGMWGFLAGGGGDGEMELNVGLRDQRGLLGWVQREIVQFGGDPEHVVIHGASAGAGSVAMHLIANGGRDDGLFHGAILESIFFPAQPFVGELGWQFERVLNQTGCKGGNSTEGEMDCLRNTDVKVLQEVANHAQPFPGKADPPLPVFYWTPCVDGELIQDFPYKLFKQGKNVKVPIMMGTASNEGTVFTPNITTPQQFTTFFSNNYPLLTATDTTSVLSRYTPPNFNTTPYFNPPNRPPFYGVLATAYGESTFICPQTNVLNYLSVDNTSSLWAYRYNVHDDENTRDGLGVPHLWDAGAIWGPGSLNSWDRTGSYRTYNKELIERVRGYYFGFVKYLDPNREKLGTEPEWEGWIGGNETTGRRLLFETEGTRMEVLEQEERERCGFWLGLGEGRMEQR, from the exons ATGGCTCCTTCCCCATCCGTCGAGCCagcacccccaccaccaccatcaccaggcATAAAGTCTTCCATCGTACCTCCAGAGAAAGAATCGACACTTACAGAAATCACACCTCAACCTATAACCAACCGACCAGAATCATGCACAacgaccaacaacaaaaaacgGGAACCATGTGAACCGCCTTCtagctgctgctcctcctcccctcggcccgaccaccaccactcaccaccgCAGCCGAGTTTACTTGTCACCGCGCACAAGACCCACGACTACCGCCACGAGTTGTTGCCGTTCAGAAGAGAATGGTTTATGACCCATCCCACCAAGCTGGCAATCATCACGGCTCTGGTGATTGCCCTGCAAGTGGCAGTATGGGGGTTTCTGTGGGGAATTTTTGGTGTAGGACCAAGTGAG ACCACCTCAGCGTCGTCGTCACCCCCCATAGCAAACCTCACCTACGCCACCTTCTCCGGCCTCACCCTCCCAAACTCCGTCAACCAGTTCCTCGGCCTGCCCTACGCCCAGCCCCCAATTGGACCCTTCCGCTGGcggtccccctcccctcctcttccttcctcgccagGATCAGGCCCAATACCAGCCACCGAGTTCAAACCCATCTGTCTTGGGGCCGGGGTGGCATACCCGACTCCGGGGCAGTCGGAAGACTGTCTTTATGCCAATATTTGGGCTCCGGCGAATGCAACGAGTGAGAGCAGGTTGCCGGTGTGGGTTTTTGTTCAGGGAGGGGGGTATAATGCTTTGTCGAATTACAACTGGAATGGGAGTGAGGTTGTCGAGAGGAGCGGGTacggggttgtggtggtgaattTTAATTACAGGGTTGGGATGTGGGGTTTTTTggctggggggggaggggatggagagATGGAGTTGAATGTTGGGTTGAGGGATcagagggggttgttggggtgggtgcAGAGGGAGATAGTGCAG TTTGGAGGTGATCCTGAGCATGTTGTTATACACGGTGCGTCTGCGGGGGCTGGATCGGTGGCTATGCATCTTATTGCCAATGGGGGAAGAGATGACGGGTTGTTTCACGGGGCGATACTCGAGTCGATATTCTTTCCCGCTCAGCCGTTTGTTGGGGAACTGGGGTGGCAGTTTGAGAGGGTATTGAATCAGACTGGTTGTAAAGGGGGGAACTCaacggagggggagatggattGTTTGAGAAACACGGACGTGAAGGTGTTGCAGGAGGTGGCGAATCATGCTCAGCCTTTTCCTGGGAAGGCTGATCCGCCGTTGCCCGTTTTCTACTGGACGCCTTGTGTAGATGGGGAGTTGATTCAGGATTTTCCGTACAAGTTGTTTAAGCAAGGGAAGAATGTGAAGGTGCCGATTATGATGGGGACGGCATCGAATG AAGGGACAGTCTTCAcccccaacatcaccaccccccagcagttcaccaccttcttctccaacaactACCCTCTCCTCACTGCCACAGATACCACCTCCGTTTTGTCGCGCTACACCCCTCCCAATTTCAACACAACCCCCTATTTCAACCCCCCTAACCGACCACCCTTCTACGGAGTCTTGGCAACCGCCTATGGAGAAAGCACATTCATCTGCCCCCAGACAAACGTCCTGAATTACCTCTCTGTTGACAACACTTCCTCCCTATGGGCATACCGGTACAACGTCCACGACGACGAAAACACCCGCGACGGGCTGGGGGTTCCCCACCTGTGGGATGCGGGGGCGATTTGGGGACCGGGAAGTCTCAATTCTTGGGATCGGACGGGGAGTTACAGGACGTATAACAAGGAACTGATCGAAAGGGTGAGGGGGTATTATTTTGGGTTTGTCAAGTATCTTGATCCGAATAGGGAGAAGTTGGGAACCGAGCcggagtgggaggggtggattGGGGGGAATGAGACCACAGGTAGGAGATTGCTGTTTGAGACGGAGGGGACGAGGATGGAGGTTTTGGAacaggaagagagggagaggtgtgggttttggttgggtttgggggaggggaggatggagcAGAGGTGA
- a CDS encoding hypothetical protein (COG:S; EggNog:ENOG503NX0E), whose translation MASLIMSLPSILQAPTAGEALSGIFGSVSLTAWICLLLPQLIANYKSKSADALSMKFLLIWLLGDIANLSGALWTSLAPSSIALGMYFCVADLILITQCTYYNTINARRRAREQHHHHPGHRRHSHRHPSADSDTTAVEDTPANEETPLVTEHRRPRSDSQTLLPGSHRRHSTHRRRRSSNLDPLTRIITGEDDTPDSNPWLHNALSLLAVWVVGGAGWFVSYRMGAWDSPDVPVDTEPISAEPQAIIGMVLGYISAVCYLCARIPQIIKNYKEKSCEGLALLFFLLSLTGNFTYGASVMSYSQDRDYLLRALPWLLGSFGTIVEDGVIFVQFRIYSKGNQAGQQSKSVGGTA comes from the exons ATGGCGAGCCTCATCATGAGCCTCCCATCGATACTCCAGGCGCCCACCGCCGGTGAGGCCCTGTCGGGAATCTTTGGCAGCGTCTCTCTGACGGCCTGGAtatgcctcctcctcccacaatTAATCGCAAACTACAAGTCCAAATCTGCCGACGCGCTGTCCATGAAATTCCTTCTCATCTGGCTCCTCGGTGACATTGCCAACCTCTCCGGCGCGCTCTGGACTTccctcgccccctcctcgaTCGCTCTCGGCATGTACTTTTGTGTCGCCGACTTGATCCTCATCACCCAGTGCACCTactacaacaccatcaacgccCGCCGGCGCGCACGcgaacagcaccaccaccaccctggTCACCGCAGGcactcccaccgccacccctcTGCCGACTCTGACACCACCGCAGTGGAAGACACCCCGGCCAACGAGGAAACACCCCTTGTAACCGAACACCGCCGCCCCAGGTCCGACTCCCAGACCCTCCTGCCCGGCTCCCACAGACGCCACTCcacccaccgccgccgccgctcgTCTAACCTCGACCCGTTGACTAGAATCATAACCGGCGAGGACGACACCCCTGACTCCAACCCATGGCTTCACaacgccctctcccttctaGCCGTGTGGGTGGTAGGCGGAGCAGGGTGGTTCGTCTCCTACCGGATGGGTGCATGGGACTCCCCAGACGTTCCGGTCGACACCGAGCCCATCTCTGCTGAACCACAGGCGATTATCgggatggtgttgggctACATCTCGGCTGTTTGTTATCTCTG TGCGCGCATCCCCCAAATCATCAAAAACTACAAGGAGAAATCGTGCGAAGGCTTGGCCCTGCTGTTCTTTTTGCTCTCCCTAACAGGCAACTTCACCTATGGAGCCAGCGTGATGAGTTACAGCCAAGACAGGGACTACCTCCTCAGGGCCCTGCCGTGGCTACTCGGGAGTTTTGGGACGATCGTCGAGGACGGGGTCATTTTTGTGCAGTTTCGGATATACTCCAAGGGGAACCAAGCTGGGCAGCAGAGTAAAAGCGTTGGGGGCACGGCTTGA